The DNA sequence AAGCCGGCAAAGGATGCACCGAGCAACAGCTCACACCTGCCACTTTTGGTTTGCAGGAAAATCCGCTAAGCAGCATCAAAGGAGACTCAGCTGCAGAAAATGCCGGTTTACTGCTCGGCGTGCTGGAAGGCAATGCCGGCCCGCACCGCGATATTGTGTTGATGAACGCTGCGCTCGGACTCTGGACAACCGGCCGGTTTAATGGCCTCGAAGACAGCTACCAGGCTGCCCGGATCAGTATCGACTCCGGACAAGCTCGCCACGCCCTCACACGCCTTGTTGAAGCCTCACAAAAAGCCCCCAAAGCCTGATCAATGAGTATTCTGGACAACATTGTTGCTGATACGCGGGCCCTGGTGGCCTCACAAAAAACCCGCGTATCCATTGGCGCACTCCAGCGCAGCCCGCTCTACAATCCGCCACGGATAGATTTTGAGCAGGCTTTGCGGGCAACAGGACTTTCAGTTATCGCTGAAATCAAAAAAGCCTCGCCCTCCAAAGGCGTGATTCGGGCTGATTTCAACCCTACACGCATTGCTGCGCAATACACAGCCGGTGGCGCAAGCGCTATTTCGGTATTAACCGAACCGCTACATTTTCAGGGCAGCTTGCAATACCTGGCAGACGTACGCGAGACCACAAAACGCCCGCTCCTGCGCAAAGACTTTATCATCGACACCTACCAGTTGGAAGAAGCCCGGGCACACGGTGCTGATGCTGTGCTGCTCATTGCCGCTATTCTCGACAAAAAACAGCTTTATGACCTACACAAAGCAGCCCATGAGCTGAATCTGGCCTGTCTTGTGGAGGTGTACGACGCGGCTGAAATGGACCGTATTGACTTTGACCAGGTGCGCATCCTCGGCGTCAACAACCGCGATCTGCATACGTTCAGCGTAAACCTGCAACACTCAGTTGATGTGTTTACCAATGCACCAGCAGAAGTTATCAAGGTGTCGGAAAGTGGCATACACACGGTTGACGATCTTGCTTATCTGCAAACAAATGGAAGTGATGCCGTACTGATTGGCGAGACGTTTATGCGGGCAGATGACCCTGGACAAAAACTCGCAGCGATGCAACTGGAATTATCAGAAAAAGTAGCGGCAAACCCATGAGCCATACAAAAATCAAAATTTGCGGGATCACCTCGCTGGCTGATGCGCGGTACTGCGCCGGCGCTGGCGTTGACTATCTCGGATTCATCCAATACCCGGAAAGCCCCCGGTATATTCCAGCATCTGAAGCCAAAGCCATCATAGAGTGGCTCTACGGCCCGGAAACAGTTGGTGTATTTGTCAACGAAAGCGCCGAGACCGTAAATCGTGTTGTTGCGGAGACCGACTTCGACGTTGCCCAAATTCACGGTCAAATGCTACCCGATGAAATTGCCCGAATCTCCTGCAAAACCATAATGGCATTGGCCGTTACGGAGGAAACTACGGAGGCTGCCTTACGCGGCCAGTTGGCAACTTACGAAGATGCCGTCGACTATTTCCTGCTCGACACAGCAAAAGCCGGCCTCTATGGCGGCACCGGTGCAACCTTCAATTGGGACATTGCCCGCAACCTGACCGCAGAATACCCTTTGTTTATAGCCGGCGGACTCGGCCCCGATAATATCGCAGAAGTCATTACCACCCTCTCCCCCTTTGCCATCGATCTATCAAGCAGCGTTGAATCCAGTCCCGGTGAAAAAGACTTTGATAAACTGGGTGAACTGTTCGACGTTTACGATGCATTTAGAGCACCAGAAAGTGAATAACCCTATGTCAGATACTGCACTCCTGGAAGAAACCTATGCTGCCCCCGACAGCCTCGGCCATTTTGGCCCATATGGGGGCACGTTTGTACCCGAAATCCTCATACCAGCCATTGAGCAGCTCAAGGCAGCTTACGCAGCATCAACCACCGATGCGGCATTTCAGGCTGAGTTTGAAGCCTTGCTCACCGATTACGTGGGCCGGCCAACGCCCTTGACCTATGCCAACAGGCTGACCGATCACTTTGGCGGCCCCAAGCTCTACCTGAAGCGCGAAGACCTTTGCCACACAGGCGCCCACAAAATCAACAACACCATCGGGCAAATATTGCTTGCGCGTCAGATGGGCAAAACGCGGATTATCGCAGAGACCGGCGCCGGGCAGCACGGTGTAGCAACGGCAACCGTTTGCGCCAAGTTTGGGATGGAATGCATCGTTTACATGGGTGCAGAAGACACAGAGCGACAACTGCTCAACGTGCGCAGAATGCAATTGCTTGGCGCTGAAGTGCGCCCGGTTACCAGCGGCAGCCAAACCCTCAAAGATGCCACCAACGAAGCCATTCGCGACTGGGTAACCAACGTCGAAGACACCTTCTACATTATTGGCTCAGTGGTTGGCCCACATCCATACCCGATGATGGTGCGCAATTTCCACCGCATCATCGGTGATGAGACAAAAAAGCAGTTACTTGCTGTTGAGGGCCGGGAGCTTCCCGATGCTGTGATTGCCTGTGTAGGCGGCGGCTCCAATGCAATGGGCATCTTTTACCCTTTTATCAACAACCCGTCTGTTGCCTTGCATGGTGCAGAGGCAGCGGGTGAAGGCCTCAATGGGCGGCACGCAGCAACCCTGACAAAAGGCAGTCGCGGTATTTTGCATGGCGCCATGAGCTATTTGCTACAAGATGATGATGGGCAAATCGAGCTTGCGCATTCAATTTCAGCCGGCCTCGATTACCCCGGTGTTGGCCCCGAACACGCCTACCTAAAAGACTTGAACCGGGTCACGTATCACCCGGTCACCGACGCAGAGGCCATGGAAGGCGTAAAACTGCTTTCTACCACAGAAGGCATCATCCCGGCCCTGGAAACAGCCCATGCGCTCGCATGCATAAAACCTGTAATCTCAACCCTGCCCAAAGACGCTGTCGTTGTGCTCAATTGTTCAGGACGTGGCGACAAAGACATGGGGACCATTTCTAGCCAGCTATTTAACGCTTAATCGAGGAAGGAGCCATCAAAGAAAACAGAATCAAATCGCACCTGGCACAACTGAAGGCGCGCAACGAAAAAGCGATGGGAATTTTTGTCACGAATGGATTCCCGGAACGCCATGCTACAGGCGCCATCCTCGAAACCATCGATGCAGCCGGGGCCGACTTTATCGAACTTGGGATGCCATTCAGCGATCCGCTAGCTGA is a window from the Bacteroidota bacterium genome containing:
- a CDS encoding anthranilate phosphoribosyltransferase, which produces AGKGCTEQQLTPATFGLQENPLSSIKGDSAAENAGLLLGVLEGNAGPHRDIVLMNAALGLWTTGRFNGLEDSYQAARISIDSGQARHALTRLVEASQKAPKA
- the trpC gene encoding indole-3-glycerol phosphate synthase TrpC produces the protein MSILDNIVADTRALVASQKTRVSIGALQRSPLYNPPRIDFEQALRATGLSVIAEIKKASPSKGVIRADFNPTRIAAQYTAGGASAISVLTEPLHFQGSLQYLADVRETTKRPLLRKDFIIDTYQLEEARAHGADAVLLIAAILDKKQLYDLHKAAHELNLACLVEVYDAAEMDRIDFDQVRILGVNNRDLHTFSVNLQHSVDVFTNAPAEVIKVSESGIHTVDDLAYLQTNGSDAVLIGETFMRADDPGQKLAAMQLELSEKVAANP
- a CDS encoding phosphoribosylanthranilate isomerase is translated as MSHTKIKICGITSLADARYCAGAGVDYLGFIQYPESPRYIPASEAKAIIEWLYGPETVGVFVNESAETVNRVVAETDFDVAQIHGQMLPDEIARISCKTIMALAVTEETTEAALRGQLATYEDAVDYFLLDTAKAGLYGGTGATFNWDIARNLTAEYPLFIAGGLGPDNIAEVITTLSPFAIDLSSSVESSPGEKDFDKLGELFDVYDAFRAPESE
- the trpB gene encoding tryptophan synthase subunit beta, whose amino-acid sequence is MSDTALLEETYAAPDSLGHFGPYGGTFVPEILIPAIEQLKAAYAASTTDAAFQAEFEALLTDYVGRPTPLTYANRLTDHFGGPKLYLKREDLCHTGAHKINNTIGQILLARQMGKTRIIAETGAGQHGVATATVCAKFGMECIVYMGAEDTERQLLNVRRMQLLGAEVRPVTSGSQTLKDATNEAIRDWVTNVEDTFYIIGSVVGPHPYPMMVRNFHRIIGDETKKQLLAVEGRELPDAVIACVGGGSNAMGIFYPFINNPSVALHGAEAAGEGLNGRHAATLTKGSRGILHGAMSYLLQDDDGQIELAHSISAGLDYPGVGPEHAYLKDLNRVTYHPVTDAEAMEGVKLLSTTEGIIPALETAHALACIKPVISTLPKDAVVVLNCSGRGDKDMGTISSQLFNA